A window of the Nycticebus coucang isolate mNycCou1 chromosome 3, mNycCou1.pri, whole genome shotgun sequence genome harbors these coding sequences:
- the CC2D1A gene encoding coiled-coil and C2 domain-containing protein 1A isoform X1, with translation MHRRKGPPGPPGRGAAAARQLGLLVDLSPDGLMIPEDGVNNEELEAEFLALVGDQPPALEKLKGKGPLPMEAIEKMARLCMRDPDEDEEEGTDEDDVEADDDLLAELNEVLGEEQKALEPQLPMAQPKPSAPCPGVEATLQERLALYQRAIEGARQAGDSAKMRRYDRGLKTLENLLASVQKGNTIDEADIPPPVAIGKGPAAMPSHSLAPTQPAPSIPPPPEPKVTLEGPPPTTPASSLGSAKPQLPPGPCSPSPLTQLQTCQREYKLAALQAKQQGDSTAATRYFRVAKSFDTILESLSRGEPVDLSRLPPPLDQLSPDPPSPTPQPLIPATAPSMPDVPPPPRTLLEALEQRMERYHVASAQAKSKGDQRKARMHERIIKQYQDAIRAHKAGRSVDVAELPVPPGFPPIQGLEATEPVQQSLVGVLETAMKLANQDEGPEDEEDEVPKKQNSPVTPTVQPKALPSKAPQSGPASAAKAAPKGTSTRAQQQLAFLEGRKKQLLQAALRAKQKNDVEGAKMHLRQAKGLEPVLEASRNGLPVDITKVPPAPVNKDDFALVQRPGPGLTQDAARRYGELTKLLRQQHEMCLNYSNQFTHLGNIVETSKFEKLAEDCKRSMETLKQAFARGLPTPAARFEQRTFSVIKIFSDLSSNDMLLFIRKGINLPTPPGLSPGDLDVFVRFDFPYPNVEEAQKDKTSVIKNTDSPEFKEQFKLCINRSHRGFRRAIQTKGIKFEVVHKGGLFKTDRVLGTAQLKLDALETACEVREILEVLDGRRPTGGRLEVMVRIREPLTAQQLETMTERWLVIDPVPATVPTQVAGPKGKAPPVPAPTRDPGNRSARPLHSLSVLAFDQERLERKILALRQARRPVPPDVAQQYQDIVQRLQWQRAQLEQGGVGIRREYTAQLERQLQFYTEAARRLGNDGSREAAKEALYRRNLVESELQRLRR, from the exons GACCCCTGCCCATGGAAGCCATCGAGAAGATGGCCAGACTGTGCATGAGAGACCCAGACGAGGACGAGGAAGAAGGGACAGATGAGGATGATGTGGAGGCTGATGACGACCTGTTG GCGGAGCTGAATGAGGTCCTCGGAGAAGAGCAGAAAGCTTTGGAGCCCCAGCTACCAATGGCCCAG CCAAAGCCCTCAGCCCCCTGCCCAGGGGTCGAGGCCACTTTGCAGGAGAGGCTGGCCCTCTACCAGAGAGCAATCGAAGGTGCCAGGCAAGCTGGAGACAGTGCCAAGATGCGGCGCTACGACCGGGGGCTTAAA ACACTGGAGAACCTGCTGGCCTCTGTCCAGAAGGGCAATACCATTGATGAAGCAGACATCCCGCCACCTGTGGCCATAGGAAAGGGCCCAGCAGCCATGCCCAGCCACAGCCTTGCACCTACCCAGCCAGCCCCTTCAATCCCACCACCTCCGGAGCCCAAGGTCACCCTGGAGGGTCCTCCTCCCACCACCCCAGCTTCATCTCTAGGCTCGGCTAAGCCACAGCTGCCCCCAG gtccctgcagccccagccctcTGACCCAGTTGCAGACCTGCCAGCGCGAGTATAAGCTGGCTGCCCTCCAAGCCAAGCAGCAGGGAGATTCCACTGCTGCAACCAGATACTTCCGTGTGGCCAAG AGCTTCGATACCATCTTGGAGTCTCTGAGCCGGGGGGAGCCCGTGGACCTATCTCGCCTTCCCCCTCCACTTG ACCAGCTGTCCCCAGACCCACCATCACCAACACCACAGCCTCTGATTCCTGCCACGGCACCCTCCATGCCAG ATGTCCCCCCACCACCGAGGACCCTGCTGGAGGCGCTAGAGCAGCGGATGGAGCGTTACCATGTGGCCTCAGCCCAGGCCAAGAGCAAGGGGGACCAGCGGAAGGCTCGCATGCATGAGCGCATCATCAAG CAATACCAAGATGCCATCCGAGCCCACAAGGCTGGCCGATCCGTGGATGTGGCCGAGCTGCCTGTGCCCCCAG GCTTTCCCCCCATCCAGGGCCTGGAGGCCACTGAGCCTGTCCAGCAGAGCCTAGTGGGTGTCCTAGAGACTGCCATGAAGCTGGCCAATCAGGATGAAGGCCCAGAGGATGAAGAGGATGAGGTGCCTAAGAAG CAAAACAGCCCTGTGACTCCCACAGTCCAGCCCAAGGCCCTACCCTCAAAGGCTCCCCAGTCAGGACCAGCCTCTGCAGCCAAAGCAGCCCCCAAAGGCACATCCACCAGAG CCCAGCAGCAGCTGGCTTTCCTGGAGGGCCGGAAGAAGCAGCTCCTACAGGCCGCACTACGAGCCAAGCAGAAAAATGATGTGGAGGGTGCCAAGATGCATCTGCGCCAGGCCAAGGGACTGGAGCCCGTGCTGGAGGCCTCACGCAATGGGCTGCCTGTGGACATCACCAAG GTGCCACCTGCCCCTGTCAACAAGGATGACTTTGCTCTGGTCCAGCGGCCTGGCCCAGGTCTGACTCAGGATGCTGCCCGGCGCTATGGTGAACTCACTAAACTGTTAAGGCAGCAGCATGAG ATGTGCCTGAACTACTCTAACCAATTCACCCACTTAGGCAACATTGTTGAAACCAGCAA GTTTGAGAAGCTGGCAGAGGACTGTAAGCGAAGCATGGAGACCCTAAAGCAAGCCTTCGCCCGGGGTCTACCCACACCTGCAGCCCGCTTTGAGCAGAGGACCTTCAGTGTCATTAA GATCTTCTCTGACCTCAGCAGCAACGACATGCTCCTATTCATCAGGAAGGGCATCAACTTGCCCACACCCCCAG GGCTGTCCCCTGGTGACCTGGATGTCTTTGTTCGGTTCGACTTCCCCTATCCCAATGTG GAGGAAGCTCAGAAAGACAAGACTAGCGTGATCAAGAACACAGACTCCCCTG AGTTCAAGGAACAGTTCAAACTCTGCATCAACCGCAGCCACCGTGGCTTCCGAAGGGCCATCCAGACCAAAGGCATCAAATTTGAAGTGGTCCACAAGGG gggGCTGTTCAAGACTGACCGGGTGCTGGGGACAGCACAGCTGAAGCTGGATGCCCTGGAGACAGCATGTGAGGTCCGGGAGATCCTTGAG GTCCTGGATGGTCGCCGGCCCACAGGGGGGCGGCTGGAGGTGATGGTCCGGATTCGGGAGCCACTGACAGCCCAGCAGTTGGAAACAATGACTGAGAGGTGGCTAGTCATTGACCCTGTGCCAGCAACTGTGCCCACA CAGGTTGCTGGACCCAAAGGGAAGGCCCCTCCTGTGCCTGCCCCTACAAGGGATCCAGGGAACAG ATCAGCTCGGCCTCTGCATAGCCTCAGTGTGCTGGCTTTTGACCAAGAGCGTCTGGAGCGGAAA ATCCTGGCCCTCAGGCAGGCACGGCGACCAGTGCCCCCAGATGTGGCCCAGCAGTACCAGGACATCGTGCAGCGCCTCCAGTGGCAGAGGGCACAGCTGGAGCAGGGAGGAGTGGGCATCCGGAGAG AGTACACAGCCCAACTGGAGCGTCAGCTGCAGTTCTACACAGAGGCTGCCAGGCGCCTGGGCAATGATGGCAGCAGG GAAGCTGCAAAGGAGGCACTCTACAGGCGGAATCTGGTGGAGAGTGAG CTGCAGCGACTTCGCAGATGA
- the CC2D1A gene encoding coiled-coil and C2 domain-containing protein 1A isoform X2 codes for MHRRKGPPGPPGRGAAAARQLGLLVDLSPDGLMIPEDGVNNEELEAEFLALVGDQPPALEKLKGKGPLPMEAIEKMARLCMRDPDEDEEEGTDEDDVEADDDLLAELNEVLGEEQKALEPQLPMAQPKPSAPCPGVEATLQERLALYQRAIEGARQAGDSAKMRRYDRGLKTLENLLASVQKGNTIDEADIPPPVAIGKGPAAMPSHSLAPTQPAPSIPPPPEPKVTLEGPPPTTPASSLGSAKPQLPPGPCSPSPLTQLQTCQREYKLAALQAKQQGDSTAATRYFRVAKSFDTILESLSRGEPVDLSRLPPPLDQLSPDPPSPTPQPLIPATAPSMPDVPPPPRTLLEALEQRMERYHVASAQAKSKGDQRKARMHERIIKQYQDAIRAHKAGRSVDVAELPVPPGFPPIQGLEATEPVQQSLVGVLETAMKLANQDEGPEDEEDEVPKKQNSPVTPTVQPKALPSKAPQSGPASAAKAAPKGTSTRAQQQLAFLEGRKKQLLQAALRAKQKNDVEGAKMHLRQAKGLEPVLEASRNGLPVDITKVPPAPVNKDDFALVQRPGPGLTQDAARRYGELTKLLRQQHEMCLNYSNQFTHLGNIVETSKFEKLAEDCKRSMETLKQAFARGLPTPAARFEQRTFSVIKIFSDLSSNDMLLFIRKGINLPTPPGLSPGDLDVFVRFDFPYPNVEEAQKDKTSVIKNTDSPEFKEQFKLCINRSHRGFRRAIQTKGIKFEVVHKGGLFKTDRVLGTAQLKLDALETACEVREILEVLDGRRPTGGRLEVMVRIREPLTAQQLETMTERWLVIDPVPATVPTVAGPKGKAPPVPAPTRDPGNRSARPLHSLSVLAFDQERLERKILALRQARRPVPPDVAQQYQDIVQRLQWQRAQLEQGGVGIRREYTAQLERQLQFYTEAARRLGNDGSREAAKEALYRRNLVESELQRLRR; via the exons GACCCCTGCCCATGGAAGCCATCGAGAAGATGGCCAGACTGTGCATGAGAGACCCAGACGAGGACGAGGAAGAAGGGACAGATGAGGATGATGTGGAGGCTGATGACGACCTGTTG GCGGAGCTGAATGAGGTCCTCGGAGAAGAGCAGAAAGCTTTGGAGCCCCAGCTACCAATGGCCCAG CCAAAGCCCTCAGCCCCCTGCCCAGGGGTCGAGGCCACTTTGCAGGAGAGGCTGGCCCTCTACCAGAGAGCAATCGAAGGTGCCAGGCAAGCTGGAGACAGTGCCAAGATGCGGCGCTACGACCGGGGGCTTAAA ACACTGGAGAACCTGCTGGCCTCTGTCCAGAAGGGCAATACCATTGATGAAGCAGACATCCCGCCACCTGTGGCCATAGGAAAGGGCCCAGCAGCCATGCCCAGCCACAGCCTTGCACCTACCCAGCCAGCCCCTTCAATCCCACCACCTCCGGAGCCCAAGGTCACCCTGGAGGGTCCTCCTCCCACCACCCCAGCTTCATCTCTAGGCTCGGCTAAGCCACAGCTGCCCCCAG gtccctgcagccccagccctcTGACCCAGTTGCAGACCTGCCAGCGCGAGTATAAGCTGGCTGCCCTCCAAGCCAAGCAGCAGGGAGATTCCACTGCTGCAACCAGATACTTCCGTGTGGCCAAG AGCTTCGATACCATCTTGGAGTCTCTGAGCCGGGGGGAGCCCGTGGACCTATCTCGCCTTCCCCCTCCACTTG ACCAGCTGTCCCCAGACCCACCATCACCAACACCACAGCCTCTGATTCCTGCCACGGCACCCTCCATGCCAG ATGTCCCCCCACCACCGAGGACCCTGCTGGAGGCGCTAGAGCAGCGGATGGAGCGTTACCATGTGGCCTCAGCCCAGGCCAAGAGCAAGGGGGACCAGCGGAAGGCTCGCATGCATGAGCGCATCATCAAG CAATACCAAGATGCCATCCGAGCCCACAAGGCTGGCCGATCCGTGGATGTGGCCGAGCTGCCTGTGCCCCCAG GCTTTCCCCCCATCCAGGGCCTGGAGGCCACTGAGCCTGTCCAGCAGAGCCTAGTGGGTGTCCTAGAGACTGCCATGAAGCTGGCCAATCAGGATGAAGGCCCAGAGGATGAAGAGGATGAGGTGCCTAAGAAG CAAAACAGCCCTGTGACTCCCACAGTCCAGCCCAAGGCCCTACCCTCAAAGGCTCCCCAGTCAGGACCAGCCTCTGCAGCCAAAGCAGCCCCCAAAGGCACATCCACCAGAG CCCAGCAGCAGCTGGCTTTCCTGGAGGGCCGGAAGAAGCAGCTCCTACAGGCCGCACTACGAGCCAAGCAGAAAAATGATGTGGAGGGTGCCAAGATGCATCTGCGCCAGGCCAAGGGACTGGAGCCCGTGCTGGAGGCCTCACGCAATGGGCTGCCTGTGGACATCACCAAG GTGCCACCTGCCCCTGTCAACAAGGATGACTTTGCTCTGGTCCAGCGGCCTGGCCCAGGTCTGACTCAGGATGCTGCCCGGCGCTATGGTGAACTCACTAAACTGTTAAGGCAGCAGCATGAG ATGTGCCTGAACTACTCTAACCAATTCACCCACTTAGGCAACATTGTTGAAACCAGCAA GTTTGAGAAGCTGGCAGAGGACTGTAAGCGAAGCATGGAGACCCTAAAGCAAGCCTTCGCCCGGGGTCTACCCACACCTGCAGCCCGCTTTGAGCAGAGGACCTTCAGTGTCATTAA GATCTTCTCTGACCTCAGCAGCAACGACATGCTCCTATTCATCAGGAAGGGCATCAACTTGCCCACACCCCCAG GGCTGTCCCCTGGTGACCTGGATGTCTTTGTTCGGTTCGACTTCCCCTATCCCAATGTG GAGGAAGCTCAGAAAGACAAGACTAGCGTGATCAAGAACACAGACTCCCCTG AGTTCAAGGAACAGTTCAAACTCTGCATCAACCGCAGCCACCGTGGCTTCCGAAGGGCCATCCAGACCAAAGGCATCAAATTTGAAGTGGTCCACAAGGG gggGCTGTTCAAGACTGACCGGGTGCTGGGGACAGCACAGCTGAAGCTGGATGCCCTGGAGACAGCATGTGAGGTCCGGGAGATCCTTGAG GTCCTGGATGGTCGCCGGCCCACAGGGGGGCGGCTGGAGGTGATGGTCCGGATTCGGGAGCCACTGACAGCCCAGCAGTTGGAAACAATGACTGAGAGGTGGCTAGTCATTGACCCTGTGCCAGCAACTGTGCCCACA GTTGCTGGACCCAAAGGGAAGGCCCCTCCTGTGCCTGCCCCTACAAGGGATCCAGGGAACAG ATCAGCTCGGCCTCTGCATAGCCTCAGTGTGCTGGCTTTTGACCAAGAGCGTCTGGAGCGGAAA ATCCTGGCCCTCAGGCAGGCACGGCGACCAGTGCCCCCAGATGTGGCCCAGCAGTACCAGGACATCGTGCAGCGCCTCCAGTGGCAGAGGGCACAGCTGGAGCAGGGAGGAGTGGGCATCCGGAGAG AGTACACAGCCCAACTGGAGCGTCAGCTGCAGTTCTACACAGAGGCTGCCAGGCGCCTGGGCAATGATGGCAGCAGG GAAGCTGCAAAGGAGGCACTCTACAGGCGGAATCTGGTGGAGAGTGAG CTGCAGCGACTTCGCAGATGA
- the PODNL1 gene encoding podocan-like protein 1 isoform X1: protein MQLSLLLLLLWLGPQATRGMEDAAFPHLGESSQPPPRACPPRCSCPRADTVDCDGLDLRVFPDNITRAAQHLSLQNNQLQELPYNELSRLSSLRTLNLHNNLISSEGLPDEAFESLTQLQHIYVAHNKLSVAPQFLPRSLRVADLAANQVKEIFPLTFGEKPVLRSVYLHNNQLSNAGLPPDAFHGSEAVVTLSLSSNQLSYLPPSLPPSLERLHLQNNLISKVPQGALSRQTQLRELYLQHNQLTDNSLDATTFSKLHSLEYLDLSHNQLATVPAGLPRSLAVLHLGRNCIRRVEAARLRGMRGLLYLLLQHNQLGSSGLPAGALRPLWGLHTLHLYGNGLERVPMALPRHLHALVLPHNRVAVLGAHDLASTPGLAELNLAYNLLTSAHVHRWAFRRLHSLRRLNLAGNQLTRLPVGLPTGLYDLQLQHNQLRALEPEPLAGLDQLRELSLAHNRLRVGDIGPGTWHELQALQVLDLSHNELSFVPPDLPEALEELHLEGNHISHVGPEAFLSTPCLRALFLRANRLHRTSIAAEAFLGLPHLRVVDTAGNLEQVLVRLPPTTQRGPQAGGP from the exons ATG CAGCTAAGCCTGCTGCTTCTCCTGCTGTGGCTGGGCCCCCAGGCCACCCGTGGAATGGAGGACGCTGCCTTTCCCCACCTGGGGGAGAGCTCACAGCCCCCACCCCGGGCCTGCCCCCCACGTTGCTCCTGCCCCCGGGCAGACACTGTGGACTGTGATGGCTTGGACCTTCGAGTATTCCCGGACAACATCACCAGGGCTGCCCAACACCTTTCCCTGCAG AACAATCAGCTCCAGGAGCTCCCCTATAATGAGCTGTCACGTCTCAGCAGCCTGCGGACTCTCAACCTCCACAACAACCTCATCTCCTCTGAGG GCCTGCCTGATGAAGCCTTTGAGTCCCTCACCCAGTTGCAGCACATCTATGTGGCCCACAACAAG CTCTCCGTGGCCCCCCAGTTCCTGCCCCGCTCCCTCCGTGTCGCTGATCTGGCTGCCAACCAAGTGAAGGAGATCTTCCCCCTCACCTTTGGCGAGAAGCCTGTGCTCAG GTCCGTGTATCTCCATAACAACCAGCTGAGCAACGCTGGCCTCCCGCCAGATGCTTTCCATGGCTCCGAGGCTGTTGTCACCCTCAGTCTCTCCAGCAACCAGCTCAGCTATCTGCCACCCAGCCTGCCGCCCTCACTGGAGCGGCTCCACCTGCAG AACAATCTCATCTCCAAGGTGCCCCAAGGAGCTTTGAGCCGTCAGACCCAACTCCGCGAGCTCTACCTCCAACACAACCAGCTGACGGACAACAGCCTGGATGCCACCACCTTCAG CAAGCTGCACAGCCTTGAGTACCTGGACCTGTCCCACAACCAGCTGGCCACTGTGCCTGCTGGCCTGCCCCGGAGCCTGGCTGTCCTGCACCTGGGCCGAAACTGCATCCGGCGGGTAGAGGCAGCTCGGCTGCGTGGGATGAGGGGCCTGCTTTATCTGCTGCTGCAGCACAACCAGCTGGGGAGCTCAGGGCTGCCAGCTGGGGCGCTGCGGCCACTTTGGGGCCTGCACACACTGCACCTCTATGGCAATGGGCTGGAGCGTGTGCCCATGGCGCTGCCCCGCCACCTGCATGCCCTGGTGCTGCCCCACAACCGTGTGGCCGTGCTGGGTGCCCATGACCTGGCCTCCACGCCTGGCCTGGCTGAGCTCAACCTGGCCTATAACCTCCTGACCAGTGCCCATGTGCACCGCTGGGCCTTCCGCCGGTTGCACAGCCTCCGCCGGCTCAACCTGGCTGGCAACCAGCTGACCCGGCTGCCTGTGGGCCTCCCAACTGGCCTGTATGACCTGCAGCTGCAGCACAACCAGCTGCGTGCACTTGAGCCTGAGCCACTGGCCGGCCTGGACCAGCTGCGAGAGCTCAGCCTGGCGCACAACCGGCTCCGAGTTGGTGACATTGGGCCTGGCACTTGGCATGAGCTGCAGGCCCTCCAG GTGTTGGACCTCAGCCACAATGAGCTGTCCTTCGTGCCCCCGGACCTGCCTGAGGCCCTGGAGGAGCTGCACCTGGAGGGCAACCACATCAGCCACGTAGGACCTGAGGCCTTTCTCAGCACACCGTGCCTGCGCGCCCTCTTCCTCAG GGCCAATAGGCTTCACAGGACAAGCATCGCTGCTGAGGCTTTCCTAGGCCTCCCACACCTGCGTGTAGTGGACACGGCAGGTAACCTGGAGCAGGTCCTGGTCCGGCTGCCACCCACCACCCAACGTGGGCCACAGGCAGGAGGCCCCTGA
- the PODNL1 gene encoding podocan-like protein 1 isoform X2, which translates to MLSLLLLLLWLGPQATRGMEDAAFPHLGESSQPPPRACPPRCSCPRADTVDCDGLDLRVFPDNITRAAQHLSLQNNQLQELPYNELSRLSSLRTLNLHNNLISSEGLPDEAFESLTQLQHIYVAHNKLSVAPQFLPRSLRVADLAANQVKEIFPLTFGEKPVLRSVYLHNNQLSNAGLPPDAFHGSEAVVTLSLSSNQLSYLPPSLPPSLERLHLQNNLISKVPQGALSRQTQLRELYLQHNQLTDNSLDATTFSKLHSLEYLDLSHNQLATVPAGLPRSLAVLHLGRNCIRRVEAARLRGMRGLLYLLLQHNQLGSSGLPAGALRPLWGLHTLHLYGNGLERVPMALPRHLHALVLPHNRVAVLGAHDLASTPGLAELNLAYNLLTSAHVHRWAFRRLHSLRRLNLAGNQLTRLPVGLPTGLYDLQLQHNQLRALEPEPLAGLDQLRELSLAHNRLRVGDIGPGTWHELQALQVLDLSHNELSFVPPDLPEALEELHLEGNHISHVGPEAFLSTPCLRALFLRANRLHRTSIAAEAFLGLPHLRVVDTAGNLEQVLVRLPPTTQRGPQAGGP; encoded by the exons ATG CTAAGCCTGCTGCTTCTCCTGCTGTGGCTGGGCCCCCAGGCCACCCGTGGAATGGAGGACGCTGCCTTTCCCCACCTGGGGGAGAGCTCACAGCCCCCACCCCGGGCCTGCCCCCCACGTTGCTCCTGCCCCCGGGCAGACACTGTGGACTGTGATGGCTTGGACCTTCGAGTATTCCCGGACAACATCACCAGGGCTGCCCAACACCTTTCCCTGCAG AACAATCAGCTCCAGGAGCTCCCCTATAATGAGCTGTCACGTCTCAGCAGCCTGCGGACTCTCAACCTCCACAACAACCTCATCTCCTCTGAGG GCCTGCCTGATGAAGCCTTTGAGTCCCTCACCCAGTTGCAGCACATCTATGTGGCCCACAACAAG CTCTCCGTGGCCCCCCAGTTCCTGCCCCGCTCCCTCCGTGTCGCTGATCTGGCTGCCAACCAAGTGAAGGAGATCTTCCCCCTCACCTTTGGCGAGAAGCCTGTGCTCAG GTCCGTGTATCTCCATAACAACCAGCTGAGCAACGCTGGCCTCCCGCCAGATGCTTTCCATGGCTCCGAGGCTGTTGTCACCCTCAGTCTCTCCAGCAACCAGCTCAGCTATCTGCCACCCAGCCTGCCGCCCTCACTGGAGCGGCTCCACCTGCAG AACAATCTCATCTCCAAGGTGCCCCAAGGAGCTTTGAGCCGTCAGACCCAACTCCGCGAGCTCTACCTCCAACACAACCAGCTGACGGACAACAGCCTGGATGCCACCACCTTCAG CAAGCTGCACAGCCTTGAGTACCTGGACCTGTCCCACAACCAGCTGGCCACTGTGCCTGCTGGCCTGCCCCGGAGCCTGGCTGTCCTGCACCTGGGCCGAAACTGCATCCGGCGGGTAGAGGCAGCTCGGCTGCGTGGGATGAGGGGCCTGCTTTATCTGCTGCTGCAGCACAACCAGCTGGGGAGCTCAGGGCTGCCAGCTGGGGCGCTGCGGCCACTTTGGGGCCTGCACACACTGCACCTCTATGGCAATGGGCTGGAGCGTGTGCCCATGGCGCTGCCCCGCCACCTGCATGCCCTGGTGCTGCCCCACAACCGTGTGGCCGTGCTGGGTGCCCATGACCTGGCCTCCACGCCTGGCCTGGCTGAGCTCAACCTGGCCTATAACCTCCTGACCAGTGCCCATGTGCACCGCTGGGCCTTCCGCCGGTTGCACAGCCTCCGCCGGCTCAACCTGGCTGGCAACCAGCTGACCCGGCTGCCTGTGGGCCTCCCAACTGGCCTGTATGACCTGCAGCTGCAGCACAACCAGCTGCGTGCACTTGAGCCTGAGCCACTGGCCGGCCTGGACCAGCTGCGAGAGCTCAGCCTGGCGCACAACCGGCTCCGAGTTGGTGACATTGGGCCTGGCACTTGGCATGAGCTGCAGGCCCTCCAG GTGTTGGACCTCAGCCACAATGAGCTGTCCTTCGTGCCCCCGGACCTGCCTGAGGCCCTGGAGGAGCTGCACCTGGAGGGCAACCACATCAGCCACGTAGGACCTGAGGCCTTTCTCAGCACACCGTGCCTGCGCGCCCTCTTCCTCAG GGCCAATAGGCTTCACAGGACAAGCATCGCTGCTGAGGCTTTCCTAGGCCTCCCACACCTGCGTGTAGTGGACACGGCAGGTAACCTGGAGCAGGTCCTGGTCCGGCTGCCACCCACCACCCAACGTGGGCCACAGGCAGGAGGCCCCTGA